TGTGGTTGCGTACAACAGTGAAGTACCGGTACTGGATTTCTCCGCGCAGGCGGTTGCCGACGCGAACCGGGGTCTGGTACTGGACGGTGATTACTGGCATTTCACCGGCATCACCATCAGCGGTGCGGGTGATAATGGAATGTTACTCGCCGGTAACAACAACACGATTGAGAAATGTATTTTCAGTAAAAACCATGACAGCGGCTTACAACTCAGTCGCTACGTAACATCCAACACTACGATTGGCTCATGGCCTTCCAACAACCTCATTTTAAACTGTGAGGCGTTCGACAATCAGGATCCTGACAATGAAGATGCAGACGGATTCGCCGCTAAACTGACCTGTGGCACGGGTAATGTGTTCCGGGGCTGCATCTCCCATCACAACATCGATGATGGCTGGGACCTTTACGCAAAGGATGATACCGGCCCAATTGGCCCAGTCACCATTGAGAACTGCGTAGCTTACAACAATGGTGCGCTCAGCAATGGCAGCACATCCGGTAACGGTGACAAGAACGGATTTAAACTGGGCGGTTCAGGCATTGCTGTAAACCATATCGTCCGCCGTAGTATCGCTTTTAACAACGGGCACCATGGATTTACGGACAATAACAACCCTGGTAACATGGAGATAAGCAACAACACCAGCTACAATAATGCGGAGTCAAACTTCAACTTCAGAGAAGGTAGTACGGCTACTTTCCGCAACAACCTTTCTTTCAATGCAGGCGCCAGTGATAAGAGCAATGGTACGGATGCCGGCAATAGTAATGTGTGGTGGAAGAACAATGTGAGCACGAATGGCGGCGGACTGGTTGTAAGCAATGCGGATTTTATCTCGACTTCTCCATCTGTTGGTAAAAATGCAGATGGCAGTCCTGATCTGGGCAACTTCCTCGCACTGGCATCAGGCAGTGATCTGATCAATGCGGGCGTTACAGCAAGCGGTATTACCTATACCGGTTCCGCACCAGACATTGGCGCGCGTGAATCGGGCAGCACAACGAACCCAGGTACCTATTCACTCCGTGTAACAGCATCACCGGCTGCTGGCGGTAGTGTAACGGTAAGTCCGAATGCATCTTCATATACAGCAGGTACTGTCGTAACACTAACGGCCGTCGCGGCGGGCGGCTATACCTTCTCCGGCTGGAGCGGTGGTGCAAGTGGAACAGGTACTACAACCACTATCACAATGAACGCCAATCAGGCTGTTACTGCTTCTTTTACCGCGAATAATGGCGGCGGTGGCAACACGTTACGCATAGATGATGCAGCAACCACGACAAGCGGTTATTGCGGTGCAGATGGTAGTCGTCAGAACAGCTACACCGGCGCCGATGGTGGTTACTATATCAATCTATCCAATTCAGCGTCCAAAGGCGTCAATTACCGCGTTACGGTACCCTCGGCTGGTACTTACTCATTTGTATGGAGATATGCCAATGGCGGGGCTAATGTGTCCACTACAGCCAGGTTACTGGTGAATGGCAGCACCGTCGTATCCAGTGTGTCGTTCCCGAAAACAACTGCCTGGACATCCTGGACAACGACGGCAGCGGTGACCGCCACACTGGCAGCAGGTACAAATACGGTGCGTATTGAAACAACATCTGCTACTGAATTCGCGGTCATCGACTGGATGGAGGTAACAGGCAATAGCCCATCAGCAGGTGCCTGTGGCAGCTCCCTGGTAAATGACTTGTCTTATAAACAAGCTATCCCGGAAACAGGCAATACCAACCTGGCCGCCCGCATTTATCCCAATCCTGTCGCCGGTAATGCGACCATCAGCTTCTATAACCAGCAGGAAACGAGAGTGGCGGTACAGATATTCGATGCGAATGGGGCACTTATCAACAATGTAGCAAACAAGATCTATCCGGCAGGCCATCACCAGGTCCATGTCGACGTTAGCAGACTGGTACAGGCGGTGTACTTTATCAGGATAGAAAGAGAAGGTAAAAATGAAACGTTAAGAATAGTGAAACAATAAACAGCTTACCGGATAAAGATCGGTAGTTCCCTAGCTGAAAAGCCTGATCTATGTAGATCAGGCTTTCCTATGATATGCCAGCTGAGCGGATCATTGACAAAAGTCAATAAAATTTCAAAGCATAGATCAATGGAACGGGGACCTGTTTCGATGCAACTTTGTGTTATCAAAAACAAATCATCAATCACACAAAATATTGCAATCATGAAAAAGATCATATTCATCACAGGTACCAGCACCGGCTTTGGCAAATTAATGACCCTCACACTGGCAAAAGCGGGACATACTGTCATTGCGGCCATGCGTGGGATCGATAACAGGAATGCGGCGGCTGCAAAAGAACTTGGTGCGGTAGAAAATGTAGATGTAGTAGAACTGGACGTTACCAATGACCAGTCTGTCAACAATGCCTTCAAAACAGTACTGGATAAATACGGTAAGATAGATGTGCTGGTGAACAATGCTGCAGTCTCAGGTTTCGGTTTGCTGGAATCCTGGTCTATCGATCAGATCAAACAAATGGAAGAAGTGAATGTATATGGTGTGATCCGTACCTATCAGGCAGTGCTGCCTGCGATGCGTAAAGCAAAGAGTGGTCTGATCATCAACCTGACTTCAGGTGCAAGTGGCTTTACCCTCCCTTTCATGGTACCTTACCTGATGTCAAAATTTGCGGTAGAAACTATTACCGAAGGTGCGCAACATGAACTGAAACAGTATGGTATCGAAAACGTATCTATCCAGCCGGGTGTTTATCCTACAGAAATGAACAATGGTTCAAAAGCGGGTGTCCATGCAGATAAAGCAAATATCACGGCTGAATACGGAGAAGCCGGACAGGAGCTGTTCAACTCCATCGGGCAGGCACTGTTTGGTAAGATGGCGGAATTTAACATGGACCCACAGGTAATTGCGGATGGCATCCTTACACTGGTAAATATGGAGAAAGGTACCCGGCCGCTGCGTTATCCGCTGGATGCGATCGCACAGGGTACAGACAAGGAATTCATTGCTGCCAGAGCCGCCATTAAAGATAAATGGGTAGCCAGTTACGGTCTTTCCCTGTAAGCAGCAGCATGGCTTTTATCAATCGTATATCAATCAATCGCTTAGCAGGGAAGTTAAGCAAGTGCTAACACGACACGCTACATGACTTGATCTTTATATTGAAAATGTTCGTACATTTGTGCACGATTTATAAAAGCAATTAATCACAATGACAAACATTCTTACATATCAATCAGCGTTCAACGCAAGTGCTGCTATCAGAGCAGTAATTGCCAGCACCTGTATTGTCTTAATTAAGAACGGGGAGGCAGATCCTTACCCGGATGTAAGAAGTTAATTATTGTGTCTGGATATTCTTCAGAGGCCTCTTCATCCCGAAGAGGCCTTTTTATTTTGTCTCCCCGTACTTCCTCACTACATATCATTTAATTAATAACATCATTTATCATTAGCAATATGAAAGCTATTATCAAAACATTGACCATTTTATTTACACCGCTAACCCGGTAACGTCAGTGCTTTGCATATTGCGAGAAGCCTTCCGTTACCAGAACGGAAGGCTTTTTTTATGGCTTTAAAATCAACAACAATGAAACGATTGGATCACTTCAGAAATATAGGCATCATGGCGCATGTGGACGCAGGTAAAACAACGGTTACTGAACGCATGCTTTATTATACAGGACTAACACACAAGCTGGGCAGCGTAGATCAGGGGAATACCGTGATGGACAGTGATCCGCAGGAAGAAAAACGGGGCATCACGATCTCGTCTGCAGCCATCACAACTTACTGGCAACTGGACGCCAGTAAATACCAGGTAAATATTATTGATACACCGGGGCACGTCGACTTCACTGCCGAAGTAGAACGTTCGCTGCGTGTGCTGGATGGTGCAGTCGCCGTGTTCTGCGCCAGATCAGGTGTACAGCCACAGTCGGAAACTGTCTGGCAACAGGCCAACAGGTACAACGTACCCCGTATTATTATGATCAATAAAATGGATAGGCAAGGTGCTGACTTCCGTCGCGTGGTGAATGAGATCCGTGAGGTGCTACACGCAAATGCAGTACCAGTTCAGATCCCTGTTGGTGCAGAAGATGACTTCGCCGGCGTGATCGATCTGGTCACGATGAAGGCATATATCTGGAGTGGCGATGATGGTAAATCATATAATGTGACAGACATACCTGCATACCTGCTGGCAGAAGCAACACAGGCACGTACCAACCTGCTGGAAGAGCTATCACTGTGTAATGAATCGATATTCGACAATTATACCAATGCCCCGGAAAGTGTGTCTGCTGAAGCGATATATACCGCATTACGTACGGCTACACTTCAAATGCAGGTCATCCCGGTACTTGCCGGCGCTGCTTATCGCAACAGAGGCGTGCAACCGTTACTGGATGCGGTTGTCCGCTATCTGCCTGCGCCGGTTGACATGCCACAGATCCAGGCCGTTGATCCGGAAACGGAAGAACAGGTATCGCTGAAAGTATCAGAAGAAAGCACTTTTGCAGCGCTGGCATTCAAGATCCTCTCCGATGATTACGCAGGAAAACTAACACTGGTAAGAGTATACTCAGGTACATTGCGTGCTGGTGACACTGTATGGAATAGTCGTACCAGCAAACATGTCCGGATCAGTCGGCTGATGCGTATCATGTCGGATAAATATGAAACGGTAGATGCTATCAGTGCTGGTGACATTGGTGCCGTAGTCGGACTGAAAGATGTGCGCACAGGCGACACTTTATCCGATCCTGCTCAACCGGTCCTGTTAGAAAAGATCCGCTTCCCGGAACCGATGATCGGTTATGCCATTGAAGCGAAAGTGGCTAAGGACGTCACAAAACTCAGCGAAGCATTATCTAAACTTGTGGAAGAAGATCCTACGCTGAGCGTCTCCGTAGATGAGGCTTCCGGGCAAACCATCCTGAAGGGTATGGGCGAGCTGCACCTGGAAGTAGTGCTGGAAAAACTGGCGATGAATTACCATGTGGACATTACCAAAGGTCAGCCGCAGATCGCATACAAAGAGGTATTCACCAAAGCGATCCAACACAAGGAAGTGTACAGCAAACAAAACGGTGGTGCTGGTCATTATGCAGCAATTGTGTTTGAATTGTCTCCACGTGAAGATGGTCTGCCGGGGCTTGAATTTGTGAATGAGATCACGGGCGGTGCGATCCCCCGTGAGTTCATACCATCTGTAAAGAAAGGATTTGAGGAAGCAATGAAGACGGGCGCATTAGCAGGCTATCCTGTACAATCTATGCGCGTACGGTTACTGGATGGTAACATACACATGACTGACTCACATGCACTGGACTTTGAGCACGCAGCGATCATGGGCTTCCGTCAGGCGGCTTCAAAAGCGGCACCTCGCTTACTGGAACCTGTTATGAGTGTAGAGGTGACATTACCGGAAGAACATACCGGGGCGATTACGGGAGATCTGAACAGACGCCGTGGTCTGATCAAAGGAATGGAGATGAAGGCCAATGCCCAGTACATTAAGGCAGAAGCCCCATTATCCGGTCTCTTTGGATATATTAACACCCTGCGTACGTTATCATCAGGAAGGGCCGCAGCCTCTGTGACTTTCCAGGATTATCAGCTGGTACCGGTCAATATGACAAGTAAAGTGCTGGCCGGATAAGAAGTAGGAGTTAAGCCGTACTAATGAAAAGGATGTCTTTAATAGACATCCTTTTCTACTGTCGTATTACCTGATTTGCCACCCGCACCTGAGCTTCGCTGCATTCAATTCCCAATTCGTGATTATTTCTGCAATACCATGATATTGTTCATCATGAACGCATCTCCGCCCTCTGCTACAATATTATACACAGGCTGCTTACCTCCGGCCGCCTCTGTTTTATTGACCACTGTATACGTGACAAGTGTGTTGGTATGCTCATCCAAACATAGCAGCTGGTCGCCATTCACCACAGTACCCATTTGCTTTTTGCCAGCTTTGGTTAATACAGGGTGATTAGGAGTCGCCTGCAAGACTTTACCTGATAATGTTACCTGGTGTACACCAGCGACCTGCTGTTCAGCAACGTGCATCACTAACAGACTGGTAATGGCATAATTTTCTGCGTGATGTTGCACCAGTTCTTTTACACGGATGATATTTGTCTGGTGCGTAGCAGCATCCGGACTAATGATCTCATCTCCCGGACGGATATCACGCAGCGCTTTCTGTGTACCATTGGCGAGGTTTACCAGCTGATCACCCGGAAAACAGATGTCAGTACCATAGGTACCTGCCTCTTCTTTCACATCTTTACCGGCATTCATTGATTTATATAACTGGTAACTGAACTCTTTGGATAATACATAAGAGAGCT
The DNA window shown above is from Chitinophaga agri and carries:
- the fusA gene encoding elongation factor G; the protein is MKRLDHFRNIGIMAHVDAGKTTVTERMLYYTGLTHKLGSVDQGNTVMDSDPQEEKRGITISSAAITTYWQLDASKYQVNIIDTPGHVDFTAEVERSLRVLDGAVAVFCARSGVQPQSETVWQQANRYNVPRIIMINKMDRQGADFRRVVNEIREVLHANAVPVQIPVGAEDDFAGVIDLVTMKAYIWSGDDGKSYNVTDIPAYLLAEATQARTNLLEELSLCNESIFDNYTNAPESVSAEAIYTALRTATLQMQVIPVLAGAAYRNRGVQPLLDAVVRYLPAPVDMPQIQAVDPETEEQVSLKVSEESTFAALAFKILSDDYAGKLTLVRVYSGTLRAGDTVWNSRTSKHVRISRLMRIMSDKYETVDAISAGDIGAVVGLKDVRTGDTLSDPAQPVLLEKIRFPEPMIGYAIEAKVAKDVTKLSEALSKLVEEDPTLSVSVDEASGQTILKGMGELHLEVVLEKLAMNYHVDITKGQPQIAYKEVFTKAIQHKEVYSKQNGGAGHYAAIVFELSPREDGLPGLEFVNEITGGAIPREFIPSVKKGFEEAMKTGALAGYPVQSMRVRLLDGNIHMTDSHALDFEHAAIMGFRQAASKAAPRLLEPVMSVEVTLPEEHTGAITGDLNRRRGLIKGMEMKANAQYIKAEAPLSGLFGYINTLRTLSSGRAAASVTFQDYQLVPVNMTSKVLAG
- a CDS encoding InlB B-repeat-containing protein, translated to MRTQLLLALACLLGEGMSYAQTTLYVAPTGSAANPGTSMNAPTTLANALATIQPGGTIYLRGGTYPLAASVIIPATNNGTASANKNVVAYNSEVPVLDFSAQAVADANRGLVLDGDYWHFTGITISGAGDNGMLLAGNNNTIEKCIFSKNHDSGLQLSRYVTSNTTIGSWPSNNLILNCEAFDNQDPDNEDADGFAAKLTCGTGNVFRGCISHHNIDDGWDLYAKDDTGPIGPVTIENCVAYNNGALSNGSTSGNGDKNGFKLGGSGIAVNHIVRRSIAFNNGHHGFTDNNNPGNMEISNNTSYNNAESNFNFREGSTATFRNNLSFNAGASDKSNGTDAGNSNVWWKNNVSTNGGGLVVSNADFISTSPSVGKNADGSPDLGNFLALASGSDLINAGVTASGITYTGSAPDIGARESGSTTNPGTYSLRVTASPAAGGSVTVSPNASSYTAGTVVTLTAVAAGGYTFSGWSGGASGTGTTTTITMNANQAVTASFTANNGGGGNTLRIDDAATTTSGYCGADGSRQNSYTGADGGYYINLSNSASKGVNYRVTVPSAGTYSFVWRYANGGANVSTTARLLVNGSTVVSSVSFPKTTAWTSWTTTAAVTATLAAGTNTVRIETTSATEFAVIDWMEVTGNSPSAGACGSSLVNDLSYKQAIPETGNTNLAARIYPNPVAGNATISFYNQQETRVAVQIFDANGALINNVANKIYPAGHHQVHVDVSRLVQAVYFIRIEREGKNETLRIVKQ
- a CDS encoding Hint domain-containing protein, whose translation is MKKYLLTLLCSIVAIQLLAQSRPMTMAEYAKAKTFTVKDLDNDTYVKFNNTYILDRYEMRKPYVITGDDGQKKRIDLYRLVAKDSMLDIATVIFYTNEAGKLYTAVMPLFNSNSDIWNQYFEDIHAIDKVEKNYVLKLSYVLSKEFSYQLYKSMNAGKDVKEEAGTYGTDICFPGDQLVNLANGTQKALRDIRPGDEIISPDAATHQTNIIRVKELVQHHAENYAITSLLVMHVAEQQVAGVHQVTLSGKVLQATPNHPVLTKAGKKQMGTVVNGDQLLCLDEHTNTLVTYTVVNKTEAAGGKQPVYNIVAEGGDAFMMNNIMVLQK
- a CDS encoding SDR family oxidoreductase gives rise to the protein MKKIIFITGTSTGFGKLMTLTLAKAGHTVIAAMRGIDNRNAAAAKELGAVENVDVVELDVTNDQSVNNAFKTVLDKYGKIDVLVNNAAVSGFGLLESWSIDQIKQMEEVNVYGVIRTYQAVLPAMRKAKSGLIINLTSGASGFTLPFMVPYLMSKFAVETITEGAQHELKQYGIENVSIQPGVYPTEMNNGSKAGVHADKANITAEYGEAGQELFNSIGQALFGKMAEFNMDPQVIADGILTLVNMEKGTRPLRYPLDAIAQGTDKEFIAARAAIKDKWVASYGLSL